In Pigmentibacter ruber, a genomic segment contains:
- a CDS encoding CHASE domain-containing protein translates to MNKLKKIKYTSLAILSCIVTIILLGAWKYTISVSESVFQTDTIRIKQSFNQGIKAMEDVSTAFYAFSYLDQNMNQFKFGNFSSEIMKKNLFLIYVNYYDYVQKNKREDFEKKIKRMEIGNKILEGGEDENSKLKSSEIHEFYLPILFVNSNAVKSTYFGWDIYSDKTKKDTLDYVIKNKTIQASKTFLLENGNVAVELFIPIYSNENKNELRGIIGVTADLTQLLGDEQWSKEVEITLTTILSGEKIEKDIFRRIDKDVQNKWVLSTLYNEYYVDKFGQKFGLKFYRFLTLDRINFGIILITLVGCVILYLLAVYLIITYQKLEVSNYKLEDANQFLEERVKERTKELALAHSEIKEILDNLEDGVLTVSPDLIVGRTYSPAALKILELDDLYQKDIKDVLFSQLDKHNEESSRHLFTLGVLKYADDFQWSLSSSDLLKLVSIKVKGKTKTLSLKYSPIFFNDQIQKIIFVISDITEILALRASLAAKDEENSLKETILKENIYSKQENLVTFYKENDPRVESLTSYSALIKENEASIMLRDLHTLKGSARSVGLKLLAKKVHILEDILEPIRISLINKDKNEFTINTQELVNIDLLYKNYREIYKDLYEKNIGNNVEKNALELLEKLLHNKANVQENILGWLEDFRKKNFFSLKNLFFSFNDTLHEIAGNLGKKIYLKIPDWDLYLASKISIPLSEAFTHSLRNALDHGIEECSSRLEKSKNEIGTLELSFIENNDFFILQVIDDGRGVNTKKVYELAFEKKLIIKPFEQCSEEEVIDLLFAPGFSTKEEISELSGRGIGLDAVRSSCGKFNIKCRIISTKDVGSRFELQIPKEYVMYSINQGFKLLTY, encoded by the coding sequence ATGAATAAATTAAAAAAAATTAAATACACTTCTTTAGCAATTCTTAGTTGCATTGTTACTATAATATTACTTGGAGCTTGGAAATATACAATAAGTGTATCAGAAAGTGTCTTTCAAACTGATACTATAAGAATTAAGCAAAGTTTTAATCAAGGTATAAAAGCAATGGAAGATGTGTCCACTGCATTTTATGCTTTTTCATATCTTGATCAAAATATGAATCAATTTAAATTTGGTAATTTTTCATCTGAAATAATGAAGAAAAATTTATTTTTAATATATGTAAATTATTATGATTATGTGCAAAAAAATAAGAGAGAAGATTTTGAAAAAAAAATAAAAAGAATGGAGATAGGAAATAAAATTTTAGAAGGTGGAGAAGATGAAAATTCAAAATTAAAATCTTCAGAAATTCATGAATTTTATTTGCCAATTCTTTTTGTAAATTCAAATGCAGTTAAATCTACATATTTTGGATGGGATATTTATTCTGATAAAACAAAAAAGGATACCCTTGATTATGTAATTAAAAATAAAACAATTCAAGCATCTAAAACTTTTCTTCTTGAAAATGGAAATGTTGCAGTTGAATTATTTATTCCTATATATTCAAATGAAAATAAAAATGAATTACGGGGCATAATTGGGGTAACTGCTGATTTAACACAATTACTAGGTGATGAGCAATGGAGCAAAGAAGTTGAAATTACCCTTACAACAATATTGAGTGGAGAAAAGATTGAAAAAGATATTTTTAGAAGAATTGATAAAGATGTTCAAAATAAGTGGGTTTTATCTACATTATATAATGAATATTATGTAGATAAATTTGGGCAAAAATTTGGATTAAAGTTTTATAGATTTTTGACTTTAGATAGAATTAATTTTGGTATTATTCTTATTACTCTAGTAGGATGTGTGATATTATACTTATTAGCAGTTTATTTAATAATAACGTACCAAAAATTAGAAGTAAGTAATTATAAATTGGAAGATGCTAATCAATTTCTTGAGGAACGAGTTAAAGAAAGAACAAAAGAGCTTGCCTTAGCACATTCAGAGATAAAAGAAATTCTAGATAATCTTGAAGACGGTGTTTTAACTGTGTCTCCAGATTTGATTGTTGGAAGAACTTATTCTCCTGCGGCATTAAAAATTTTAGAATTGGACGATTTATATCAAAAAGATATAAAAGATGTATTGTTTTCTCAACTTGATAAACATAATGAAGAAAGCTCAAGACATTTATTTACTCTGGGGGTTCTTAAATATGCGGATGATTTTCAATGGAGTTTATCTTCTAGCGATTTGTTAAAGTTGGTTAGTATTAAAGTTAAAGGAAAAACTAAAACTTTGTCTTTAAAATATTCTCCTATTTTTTTTAATGATCAAATTCAAAAAATTATTTTTGTCATATCTGATATTACAGAAATATTAGCTTTACGGGCTTCATTAGCGGCGAAAGATGAAGAGAATTCTTTAAAAGAAACAATTTTGAAGGAAAATATTTATTCAAAACAAGAAAATTTAGTAACTTTTTATAAAGAAAACGATCCTAGAGTTGAATCTCTAACGAGTTATTCTGCTTTAATTAAAGAAAATGAAGCATCTATTATGCTTCGAGATCTGCATACTTTAAAAGGCTCTGCTAGAAGTGTTGGATTAAAGCTTTTGGCAAAAAAAGTTCATATATTAGAAGATATTTTGGAACCTATAAGAATATCACTAATTAATAAAGATAAAAATGAATTTACAATAAATACTCAAGAATTAGTAAACATAGATTTATTGTATAAAAATTACAGAGAAATATATAAAGATTTATATGAAAAGAATATTGGAAATAACGTAGAGAAAAATGCTTTAGAGTTATTGGAAAAACTTCTACATAATAAAGCTAACGTACAGGAAAATATATTAGGTTGGCTGGAAGATTTTAGAAAGAAAAACTTTTTTAGTCTTAAAAATTTATTTTTTTCATTTAATGATACTTTACATGAAATTGCTGGAAATTTAGGAAAAAAAATTTATCTGAAAATTCCGGATTGGGATTTATATTTAGCTTCTAAAATTAGTATTCCACTTTCCGAAGCATTTACTCATTCTTTACGGAATGCATTGGATCATGGGATAGAAGAATGTAGTTCTAGATTAGAAAAAAGTAAAAATGAGATTGGTACATTAGAGTTGAGTTTTATAGAAAATAATGATTTCTTCATTTTGCAAGTAATTGATGATGGGAGAGGTGTAAATACAAAAAAGGTATATGAACTGGCTTTTGAGAAAAAATTGATAATAAAGCCTTTTGAACAATGTAGTGAAGAAGAAGTTATTGATTTATTGTTTGCACCTGGTTTTTCAACTAAAGAAGAGATTTCTGAGCTAAGTGGACGGGGAATTGGTTTAGATGCTGTAAGGAGTTCTTGTGGAAAATTTAATATAAAATGCAGAATAATTTCTACGAAAGATGTGGGCTCACGATTTGAGCTTCAAATTCCTAAAGAATACGTGATGTATTCCATTAATCAAGGGTTTAAATTATTGACATATTAG
- a CDS encoding tRNA-dihydrouridine synthase family protein: protein MPNLLTNSTYRNIQIGLAPMEGVTCLATRLWFSVVSRPAFAMTPFLRVTKDYPWKRVPSTYAAEIFDLKGILPYSLLPQLMGNSPEDLEKIALPLLQATSFVDINCGCPSPKVVGSNAGSSLLQSPEIFDKFIKDLEARLGANCFSIKMRSGFHQHSEFPQLLEVIAARKLAQLTLHARTRAEKYTSHSRWELVALAAKVCPFPVVGSGDVLDFSSFQNFHQQCHEVKKIIIGRGALRNPWIFQELNLGQKVDISFGILSFALASYGIMQDFIQKEPEKFLLAAKNGLFSETCFNNYSAWEQFYAKLAYAYYGSFIYPQDIVLDRQSFAKIKMIWNSLRSGLGSSFLQPELLRTVSFSEFYQQLNKLFQSGEENISLSHWPEFDWMYSGEKKDGK from the coding sequence GTGCCTAACCTATTAACAAATTCGACCTACAGAAATATCCAAATTGGACTTGCTCCTATGGAAGGTGTGACTTGCTTAGCGACTAGACTATGGTTTTCAGTAGTTTCTCGCCCAGCGTTTGCAATGACGCCTTTTTTGCGTGTCACTAAAGATTACCCTTGGAAACGTGTACCTTCAACGTATGCAGCAGAAATTTTTGACCTAAAAGGAATTCTTCCCTATTCCCTTCTTCCACAATTGATGGGAAATTCGCCTGAAGATTTAGAAAAAATTGCGTTGCCATTGCTACAAGCTACAAGTTTTGTTGATATTAATTGTGGTTGTCCATCTCCAAAAGTGGTTGGCAGTAATGCTGGTAGTAGTTTATTACAAAGCCCTGAAATATTTGATAAATTTATAAAAGATTTAGAAGCTAGATTGGGAGCAAATTGCTTTAGCATAAAAATGCGGTCGGGTTTTCATCAACATTCAGAATTTCCTCAATTACTAGAAGTCATTGCTGCAAGGAAACTGGCACAATTGACTTTGCATGCAAGAACACGTGCAGAAAAATATACTTCTCATTCGCGGTGGGAGCTAGTTGCTTTAGCTGCAAAAGTTTGTCCTTTTCCTGTTGTTGGTTCAGGAGATGTGTTGGATTTTTCTTCATTCCAAAATTTTCATCAACAATGTCATGAGGTTAAAAAGATTATTATTGGGCGAGGAGCTTTGCGAAATCCTTGGATATTTCAAGAATTAAATTTAGGTCAAAAGGTTGATATTTCCTTTGGAATATTAAGTTTTGCTCTGGCATCTTATGGAATTATGCAAGATTTTATCCAGAAGGAACCTGAAAAATTTCTTTTAGCAGCAAAAAATGGATTGTTTTCAGAAACTTGCTTCAATAATTATTCTGCATGGGAGCAATTTTATGCGAAACTTGCGTATGCATATTATGGTTCTTTTATTTATCCTCAAGACATCGTGCTTGATAGACAAAGTTTTGCTAAGATTAAAATGATTTGGAATTCACTTCGCAGTGGTTTAGGATCTTCTTTTTTACAGCCTGAATTGTTAAGAACAGTTTCTTTTTCCGAATTCTATCAGCAATTAAATAAGCTTTTTCAGTCAGGGGAAGAAAACATTTCGCTAAGTCATTGGCCTGAATTTGATTGGATGTATTCTGGAGAAAAAAAAGATGGAAAATGA
- a CDS encoding lysophospholipid acyltransferase family protein, which translates to MAMNLNEKHQQQNSNENLHHFSNQIFNIRKLFVDQFNRIERDLQSKFNNNQEKFATKEELYNVLGKMQEFRHEIEKILTIHDDQGNSEKPKDDLVKGLNPFNLRKKYHELSLSLRSEEVDSFGYDPIFDQFLRPLLDFFYLQYWRVETYGISNIPAEGPALLVGNHSGGLPYDATMLKVAIQKEHHMHRELRFMVEDFLFHFPFLGSLMNRFGGVRASQENAQQLLENNHPVVVFPEGVKGLGKLYRDKYHLARFGRGGFIRLCLRTRAPLVPVAFIGPEEIHPMLARETVFSRMIGVPYTPITWTFPWLGPLGLIPLPSKWSIHILPPIDFKNFGPGSEKDRVLVYKMSKMVKEQIQDTIVDKLKNRRSIWFG; encoded by the coding sequence ATGGCTATGAATCTTAACGAAAAGCATCAACAACAAAATTCAAATGAAAATTTGCATCATTTTTCAAATCAAATTTTTAATATAAGAAAATTATTTGTTGATCAATTTAATAGAATTGAAAGAGATCTACAAAGTAAATTTAATAATAATCAAGAAAAATTTGCAACAAAAGAAGAACTTTATAATGTCCTTGGTAAAATGCAAGAATTTAGACATGAAATAGAAAAAATATTAACAATCCACGACGACCAAGGTAACAGTGAAAAACCTAAAGATGATTTAGTAAAAGGTTTAAATCCTTTCAATCTTAGAAAAAAATATCATGAATTATCTTTAAGTTTAAGAAGTGAAGAAGTAGATTCCTTTGGTTATGATCCTATTTTTGATCAATTTTTACGGCCGCTTCTTGATTTCTTTTATTTGCAATATTGGCGTGTAGAAACATATGGAATCTCTAATATTCCCGCTGAAGGTCCTGCTTTATTAGTAGGAAATCATTCTGGTGGTCTTCCATACGATGCAACCATGTTAAAAGTAGCCATTCAAAAAGAGCATCATATGCATCGTGAATTAAGATTTATGGTTGAAGATTTTCTATTTCATTTTCCTTTTCTTGGTTCTTTAATGAATAGATTTGGAGGAGTAAGAGCCAGCCAAGAAAATGCACAACAATTATTAGAAAATAATCATCCTGTAGTTGTCTTTCCAGAAGGCGTAAAAGGATTAGGAAAATTATATCGAGATAAGTATCATCTTGCACGTTTTGGACGTGGTGGATTTATTCGCTTATGCTTGAGAACCCGAGCTCCTTTAGTGCCAGTTGCATTTATCGGACCTGAAGAAATTCACCCAATGTTAGCCCGTGAAACAGTATTTTCACGCATGATTGGAGTTCCATATACGCCAATTACATGGACTTTCCCATGGTTGGGGCCGTTGGGTCTAATTCCGTTACCTAGTAAGTGGAGTATACATATTTTACCTCCAATTGATTTCAAAAATTTTGGCCCTGGTTCGGAAAAGGATCGTGTTTTAGTTTATAAAATGAGTAAAATGGTAAAGGAACAAATTCAAGATACAATAGTTGATAAATTAAAAAACAGGCGGAGTATCTGGTTTGGATAA
- a CDS encoding alpha/beta fold hydrolase, with amino-acid sequence MSTMIDRYILINGYKTRYWKIGEAKSILLLLHGFAFSIEIWEHNISELSKYYTVIALDLLGFGLTDKPKKRQKVEIYPQFVYDFLNALGVDQTHLVGHSMGGLIATRFSELFPEKVLSLTLISSAGFSRKIPIHFRIFSLPFVGEFFIKPNKRGLFSALRRNVYHQNLDLSTLANKLYTYSLHPEMGKTLLNVCRAAINIFGFKRRVVRSITKDVGKIRAPVLIIWGKNDIIIYVSHAIKAHKLIKNSQLSIFDACGHLPQFEYPKKFNDLLLNFISNK; translated from the coding sequence ATGAGCACCATGATTGATCGTTATATTCTTATTAATGGATATAAAACGAGGTATTGGAAAATTGGTGAAGCCAAATCAATTTTATTACTTTTACACGGTTTTGCCTTTTCAATAGAAATTTGGGAACATAATATCTCAGAATTATCAAAATATTATACTGTAATTGCGCTAGATTTATTGGGGTTTGGTTTAACTGACAAACCTAAAAAAAGACAAAAAGTAGAGATATATCCTCAATTTGTTTATGATTTTTTAAATGCATTAGGTGTTGATCAGACCCATTTAGTGGGACACTCTATGGGCGGTTTGATTGCTACTCGCTTTAGCGAATTATTTCCTGAAAAAGTTCTTTCTCTAACTTTAATTTCTAGTGCTGGTTTTTCTAGAAAAATACCAATTCATTTTAGAATATTCTCTTTGCCTTTTGTTGGCGAGTTCTTTATTAAGCCAAATAAACGTGGTCTTTTTAGTGCGTTAAGAAGAAATGTCTATCATCAAAATTTAGATTTAAGTACTCTTGCAAATAAATTGTACACATACTCGCTGCATCCAGAAATGGGCAAAACCCTTTTAAATGTTTGTCGAGCAGCTATCAATATTTTTGGCTTTAAACGTAGGGTGGTTCGAAGTATTACAAAAGATGTGGGAAAAATTAGAGCACCTGTTTTAATAATTTGGGGAAAAAATGATATTATTATTTATGTTAGCCATGCAATAAAAGCACATAAATTAATTAAAAATTCACAGTTGTCTATTTTTGATGCCTGTGGTCATTTGCCACAATTTGAATATCCAAAAAAATTTAATGATTTATTGCTAAATTTTATAAGTAACAAATAA
- a CDS encoding NAD-dependent epimerase/dehydratase family protein has product MENLQSHERIGLTGASSFLTGLVLKRLASLASIKEIHIFDIKPPTVTSTKFIFHRVDLTKDEASENIAAVLIENKVTAFIHGALFSGPTRRKSYHHEVESIGTFHVLNAMAEAKIKKLVVHGATFVYGAHPKNPNFIHEDYSLISQGPHFVRTRVDVENQIQDFIHNYPDCAVTILRFAPILGPNSTNIRARYFFAGIIPKVLGYDPLVQFIHEDDAVRAQLAALSANISGVFNIVGRGVLPLSTGVHMSGKIPVPFISPMCRSFFAAGYASRIWELPAEIVPFFQYICVADGKKATDQLGFIPKYSSRQALKSMIEANRLRKIGFSMPSSSLGEDVAYATSQGFQQIF; this is encoded by the coding sequence ATGGAAAATTTACAGTCTCATGAAAGAATTGGTTTAACCGGTGCATCTAGCTTTTTAACAGGTTTGGTGTTAAAGCGTTTGGCTTCATTAGCAAGTATAAAAGAAATTCATATTTTTGATATAAAACCTCCTACTGTAACTTCAACAAAATTTATATTTCATAGAGTTGATTTAACCAAAGATGAGGCAAGTGAAAATATCGCTGCTGTTTTAATTGAAAATAAAGTAACTGCTTTTATACATGGTGCTCTTTTTTCTGGACCAACAAGAAGAAAATCATATCATCATGAAGTAGAGTCTATTGGAACATTTCACGTATTAAATGCAATGGCTGAAGCAAAAATAAAGAAACTTGTTGTGCATGGAGCTACTTTTGTTTACGGAGCTCATCCAAAAAATCCCAATTTTATTCATGAAGATTACTCACTAATATCTCAAGGTCCTCATTTTGTCAGAACTCGAGTAGATGTTGAAAATCAAATTCAAGACTTTATTCATAATTATCCAGATTGCGCTGTTACAATATTAAGATTTGCCCCAATATTAGGACCAAATTCAACAAATATTCGCGCGCGTTATTTTTTTGCTGGAATCATTCCAAAAGTTTTAGGGTACGATCCTCTTGTACAATTTATTCATGAAGATGATGCAGTAAGAGCTCAATTAGCAGCTTTATCTGCAAATATTTCAGGAGTTTTTAATATTGTTGGAAGAGGAGTTCTACCATTAAGCACAGGCGTGCATATGTCTGGTAAAATTCCTGTACCTTTTATTTCTCCTATGTGTCGCTCTTTTTTTGCAGCAGGCTATGCTTCGCGAATTTGGGAACTTCCAGCAGAAATTGTCCCATTTTTCCAATATATTTGTGTTGCAGATGGGAAAAAAGCTACCGATCAATTAGGATTTATTCCAAAATACTCCAGCAGGCAGGCATTAAAGTCAATGATTGAAGCAAATCGTTTAAGAAAAATAGGATTTTCTATGCCCTCTTCTTCATTAGGTGAAGATGTTGCTTATGCTACTTCGCAAGGCTTTCAACAAATTTTTTAA
- a CDS encoding HNH endonuclease, whose product MTSIIDSERLIQGVAKTWKVPWIVRLNGCRPRTKRLNGPRFSRQNVYLRDGFRCQYCLSQGGASTLTLDHLLPSAKGGKTTWDNIVTACKTCNMKKGSKTIEELGIKLQRPPSKPQLHPTALFPLRYGITSKNAPQSWLPYLDLSVADRILALGFDASPLFVNSSYQNELNLIQV is encoded by the coding sequence GTGACCTCTATCATCGATTCAGAGAGATTAATTCAGGGCGTTGCTAAAACCTGGAAGGTACCATGGATAGTACGATTAAATGGGTGCCGTCCGAGGACTAAACGTCTTAATGGGCCTCGTTTTTCTAGACAAAATGTATATTTAAGAGATGGTTTTCGTTGTCAATATTGTTTGAGTCAAGGTGGAGCTTCAACACTCACTCTAGATCATCTTCTTCCGTCTGCAAAAGGGGGAAAAACTACTTGGGACAATATTGTTACTGCTTGTAAAACCTGCAATATGAAAAAAGGTTCTAAGACTATTGAAGAGCTTGGAATTAAGTTACAGCGACCACCTTCAAAGCCACAGTTGCATCCTACGGCTTTGTTCCCCTTGCGTTATGGAATAACTTCGAAAAATGCTCCACAGTCTTGGTTACCTTATTTGGATTTATCCGTAGCGGATAGAATATTAGCACTAGGATTTGATGCCTCACCATTGTTTGTTAATTCTTCCTACCAAAACGAACTCAATCTCATTCAAGTTTAG
- a CDS encoding lipoprotein: MLILNHMKNKIYFLITLLAIFVISGCGKKIHFSSKSGEPTQSESSLNVKQYNGFLNNLTEQDCSQTIYSNECLIVRKNAENYNSQDFFTTNIGAEVKDGPVAFMLPVQPFAVGPKSMFLDQNEIFHEKIGTELKVKLLKKNDVVFYDVFLFAQRYLGYGFNSSINNFATFYNENQAALYISFDKEKNKSLSVGTYFGEFEVMALAAKDDKFSKKIKVKVLLEIN; encoded by the coding sequence ATGCTAATACTTAATCATATGAAGAATAAAATATATTTTTTAATCACACTACTAGCCATTTTTGTAATTTCGGGATGCGGTAAAAAAATTCATTTTTCTTCTAAATCAGGGGAGCCAACCCAAAGCGAGTCCTCCTTAAATGTTAAGCAATACAATGGTTTTCTAAATAACTTAACTGAACAAGATTGTTCGCAAACAATTTATTCAAACGAATGTTTAATTGTACGAAAAAATGCTGAAAACTATAATTCGCAAGATTTTTTTACAACTAATATTGGTGCTGAAGTTAAAGATGGTCCTGTTGCTTTTATGCTCCCAGTTCAACCATTTGCTGTGGGCCCAAAAAGCATGTTTCTTGACCAAAATGAAATATTTCATGAAAAAATAGGGACAGAACTAAAAGTTAAGCTATTGAAGAAAAATGATGTAGTATTTTATGACGTATTTTTATTTGCACAAAGATATTTAGGATATGGTTTTAATTCCTCTATAAATAATTTTGCAACATTTTATAATGAAAACCAAGCAGCACTTTATATTTCATTTGATAAAGAAAAGAACAAATCTTTATCTGTTGGAACTTATTTTGGTGAATTTGAGGTTATGGCCCTAGCTGCTAAAGATGATAAATTTTCGAAGAAAATAAAAGTGAAAGTTTTATTAGAAATAAATTAA
- a CDS encoding ParA family protein: protein MSQKIRVIYNQKGGVGKTTIAVNLAACAAMNGKRTLLIDSDPQGNATSYILGHNNQPEKTLADYYESCLHINIFRQSLFDYILHKTNIPNLHLIACNRELEELRTKLENKHKIMKLKDGLKNNTYDHVYIDPPPANDFFSLACLIAATEIIIPIDCDAFSIKAAHEIKNTIEEVKQDHNPNLLIRGMIVNQFQKGTKHSAGILHDLRKVGFDIIEPFIPTSIKVRESHSEVKPIVLGHQDHLVSQAFINIFRNIEGINTNNEKKKQYELNANI from the coding sequence ATGTCACAAAAGATTAGAGTTATATATAATCAAAAAGGCGGTGTGGGTAAAACAACTATAGCAGTGAATTTAGCTGCATGCGCAGCTATGAATGGAAAAAGAACCTTACTCATAGATTCTGACCCACAAGGTAACGCTACTAGTTATATTTTGGGGCATAATAATCAACCAGAAAAAACACTTGCTGACTACTATGAAAGCTGCTTACATATTAATATTTTTAGACAGTCCCTATTTGATTATATCCTTCATAAAACAAATATTCCAAATCTCCATCTTATTGCTTGTAATAGAGAATTAGAAGAACTGAGAACAAAACTTGAAAATAAACATAAAATAATGAAATTAAAAGATGGATTAAAAAATAATACATACGACCACGTATATATTGATCCTCCTCCTGCTAATGACTTTTTTAGTTTGGCTTGTTTAATTGCTGCAACAGAAATTATTATTCCAATTGATTGCGATGCATTCAGTATTAAAGCAGCGCATGAAATTAAAAATACTATTGAAGAAGTGAAACAAGATCATAATCCTAATTTATTAATCCGAGGAATGATTGTGAATCAATTTCAAAAAGGAACAAAACATTCCGCAGGTATTCTGCATGATCTTAGAAAAGTGGGATTTGATATTATTGAACCTTTTATTCCAACAAGTATTAAAGTTAGAGAATCACATTCTGAAGTCAAGCCTATTGTTCTTGGACACCAAGATCATTTAGTCAGTCAAGCATTTATAAATATCTTTAGAAATATAGAAGGAATTAATACTAATAATGAGAAAAAGAAGCAATACGAATTAAATGCAAATATTTAA